One Brassica napus cultivar Da-Ae chromosome A5, Da-Ae, whole genome shotgun sequence DNA window includes the following coding sequences:
- the LOC106431248 gene encoding non-specific phospholipase C3 has protein sequence MVEETSSGGGSSASPIKTIVVLVQENRSFDHMLGWFKELNPEIDGVSESEPRSNPISTSDPNSAQVFFGKESQNIDPDPGHSFQAIYEQVFGKPFSDESPYPAPTMNGFVQNAEAITPGMSEKVVMQGFPPERLPVFKELIQEFAVCDRWFSSLPSSTQPNRLYVHSATSNGAFSNDTNTLVRGFPQKTVFESLEESGFTFGIYYQSFPNCLFYRNMRKLKYVDNFHQYHLSFKRHCKEGKLPNYVVIEPRYFKVLSAPANDDHPKNDVAEGQNLVKEIYEALRASPQWNETLFVVVYDEHGGYYDHVPTPVTGVPNPDGLVGGPPFNFKFDRLGVRVPALLISPWIEPGTVLHEPNGPEPTSQFEHSSIPATLKKIFNLKSFLTKRDEWAGTFDAVINRTSPRTDCPVTLPELPRARAIGTQEEDEDLTDFQIELIQAAAVIRGDHIKDIYPLKLVDNMKVSDAAKYVEEAFTKFYGESKKAKEVGRDEHEIVDLSQGTTRHSSPKSFMQKFFSCLICDN, from the exons atGGTGGAGGAGACCAGCTCAGGCGGTGGCTCATCAGCTTCTCCGATCAAAACCATCGTCGTTTTGGTACAGGAAAACAGGTCGTTTGATCACATGTTAGGTTGGTTTAAGGAGCTAAACCCCGAAATCGATGGAGtatccgaatccgaaccaaGATCCAACCCGATATCCACGTCAGACCCGAACTCTGCACAAGTTTTCTTCGGCAAAGAATCTCAGAACATTGATCCTGATCCCGGTCACTCCTTCCAG GCGATCTACGAGCAGGTGTTCGGGAAACCTTTCAGTGACGAGAGTCCATACCCGGCTCCGACAATGAACGGGTTCGTACAAAACGCAGAGGCCATCACACCAGGGATGTCGGAGAAAGTAGTCATGCAAGGGTTCCCGCCTGAGAGGCTCCCCGTGTTCAAGGAGCTAATTCAAGAATTCGCCGTATGTGATCGGTGGTTCTCGTCGTTACCATCGTCAACGCAGCCTAACCGTCTATACGTTCACTCTGCTACATCAAACGGTGCGTTTAGCAATGACACTAACACACTGGTCCGTGGGTTTCCTCAGAAGACAGTGTTTGAATCACTTGAAGAGAGTGGATTCACGTTTGGGATTTACTACCAATCTTTTCCTAATTGCCTCTTTTACag GAACATGAGGAAGCTAAAGTACGTGGACAACTTCCATCAATACCACTTAAGCTTCAAGAGACATTGCAAAGAAGGGAAGCTTCCAAACTACGTGGTCATCGAACCGAGATACTTCAAAGTTTTGTCTGCTCCGGCCAACGATGATCACCCCAAAAACGACGTCGCTGAGGGCCAAAACCTAGTCAAGGAGATCTACGAAGCGTTGAGAGCTAGCCCTCAGTGGAACGAGACTCTCTTCGTTGTTGTTTATGATGAGCATGGTGGTTACTATGACCACGTCCCTACTCCGGTCACAGGTGTTCCAAATCCTGATGGTCTTGTTGGAGGTCCGccttttaactttaaatttgacCGGCTCGGTGTTAGGGTTCCTGCATTGCTGATCTCACCTTGGATCGAACCTGGAACCG TGTTACATGAGCCAAACGGACCAGAGCCAACGTCACAGTTTGAGCATTCATCGATTCCAGCGACACTGAAGAAGATATTCAACCTCAAGAGCTTTCTTACAAAGCGTGACGAATGGGCCGGAACATTTGATGCTGTCATCAACCGTACCAGCCCAAGAACTGACTGCCCTG TTACACTACCTGAACTTCCAAGGGCAAGAGCCATTGGAACacaggaagaagatgaagatctCACGGATTTTCAGATCGAGCTGATTCAAGCAGCGGCTGTTATAAGAGGTGATCATATCAAAGACATTTACCCGTTGAAGCTAGTGGACAACATGAAGGTTTCTGATGCGGCTAAGTACGTAGAGGAAGCTTTCACTAAGTTCTATGGCGAGTCCAAGAAGGCTAAAGAGGTAGGTCGTGATGAACATGAGATCGTTGATCTATCTCAAGGAACTACTCGTCACTCAAGTCCAAAATCTTTTATGCAGAAGTTTTTCTCTTGCTTGATTTGTGATAATTGA